The genome window CGGGAACGAGGTCAAGCAATTGACGACCTTTCGAAGTAATGAAAATATGCTTACCCTTCAATTCCATCGACATACTATTAAATAATTTCTCTATGATATCGGCGCGTGTTGCAACAGTTCCCAACCCACCAGTTTGATTGATCGTATTTGCGAGATGCTTCTCGTCTGTACTCATATAGCGAACCGGATTTTCCATTGCTTGAAGCAGTGCACCTTCTGTAAAGCGTTCCGGTGGTTTCGTTTCACCTGAAGTTTGCGTAACCTTTAAGCTGCTGAAGGTATCCCCTTTCTCAACTGCCGGTAATCGCTGGTCATCATGATTCTCATCATCAAAACGGTTATCGTAAATTTCCTTCCAGCCCTGCTTTTTAATGACCTTACCTCGCGCTTGAAAATGAACATTTTCAATTTGTGCATGAATCGTTGTTTGTTCATATTCATGCGGATCTGATAACACAGCTAAGAAACGTTTGACAACAAGATCATAAATCCTTCGTTCCTGATCTGTTAAATCAGACAAGACGACATGCTGTTCGGTTGGGATGATAGCATGGTGATCAGATACCTTGGAATTATCGACAACGGATTTTCCAAGCTTGAAGTCTTTACGCAACACCTTGCTAGCTGCCTTTGCATATTGGTCTACCCCACATGTCTTAACACGATCCTTCAACGTTGGCACGATATCGGTTGTAATAACTCTTGAATCCGTTCGTGGATACGTTAGCACCTTATGTTGTTCGTAAAGCTTTTGCATAATCGAAAGGGTTTGTTTCCCTGAAAAGTTAAAGATTCGATTGGCATCGCGTTGTAATTCTGTTAAGTCATAAAGCTGTGGTGCGAATTTCTTTTTAAATGCCTTTTCTACATTTGTAACTGTTGCAGGCTTGTTTTGAATTTTCTTCAGTAAGGCATCTGCTTTTTCCTTGGAAAACATTCTTGAGTTATTCTTCTCGTCTTGCCACCTTAATATAAATCCTTTATCTGTTTTCGCTTCAATACCATAAAATTTCCGTGGCTTGAATTGTTTAATTTCTTCTTCTCTTGCTGCTACCATTGCTAGTGTTGGTGTTTGTACACGTCCAGCCGATAACTGTGCATTAAATTTAGTTGTAAGTGCACGGGTTGCATTTAGACCTACATACCAATCTGCCTCTGAACGAGCAACTGCCGACGCATATAAATTCTCGTAATTTTTTCCTGGTTTTAACTGCCTGAAGCCATCACGAATCGCTTTATCCGTTACCGATGAAATCCATAATCGTTTAATCGGCTTATTCACATGAACTTTTTCCAGAATCCATCTTGCAACAAGCTCACCTTCACGACCTGCGTCTGTCGCAATGACAATGTCAGTTACATCCTTTCGACTGATCTGCGTTTTAACTGCACTGAATTGTTTGCCAGTCTTTTTCATCACGACAAGCTTCAGATTGGAAGGGAGCATTGGCAGGTCTTCCATTCGCCATGTTTTATATTTATCATCATAGGTTTCTGGATCTGCCAATGTAACCAAATGGCCCAGTGCCCATGTCACAATATATTTCGATCCTTCTAAATAACCGTTTCCCTTTTTGCTGCACCCAAGCACACGGGCGATATCTCGGCCAACAGAAGGTTTCTCTGCTAGAACTAATGTTTTACTCATGTAAAAAATCCTCTCTTATAAAAACATCTATTGCTACTTTACCATAAAAGATTGATAACGTGCAGGTTTGCTGAGTTGAATTGGATAATCGAGAGCAATTGCTACAATTTCGATTGAGATTCTCTGTAAATCAAGCGAACTTGCCTCCATTTCACAATGAGTCTAATCAATTTGAACGATAACCTCGCCGCATTTACAAAATTTCTGATTTTCTTCTTTAAAATAGACGAAACCAATTTTCCACCTTTTCCCTAGGTCTGGTTAAAGGAAAGAGGAGTAAATTGAACTTTTCCTTTTACTTATTCAATTCGGCATTTTAAACGATTTCAGCACGTCCAAAATATGCATTGTTATTACAAAACGTCGCTTTCTAATCCATTTTCTCAAACTCTTGGTCTATCAGTTCATAATTTAACACTCCAAGAGCCTTGTATTGAATTATTCCATTTGAATCAATCATAAATGAAGTTGGAATTTGATGTATTTCATAAATAAGACCCACATCGTTTCCCTCATCTAGTAGTACAGGGAATTGTAAATCAAGATCTTTTACAAAATCCCGTATTTTCTGTTTGCTTGGTTCTGTATTCACTAAATTCACTGCCAACACCACAACGTCCTTATCTTGATAAAATTTTTCTAAATCTGGCATTTCAGTACGACAAGGTTCACACCATGTGTTCCAGAAGTTCAATATAACTCGACTGCCATGATAATCCGATAACTGCACGCTTTCTCCTTTTAACGTTTGAAGTCTAAAATTAGGTGCAAAGTTTCCTATACTTAATCCTACATTATTTTCGATTCTCTCATCCCCGCTTAAATTTGATATATCGTTAGATTTTGATTGAGAAACTAAATCGTATATTGCCCAACCAAACATCCCAACGAGAACAATGATAATAATCGCCCTTTTCATAAAATATTGCCTCCTGCTATCCAATATTAGACAGCCAACTATCCTGTATGAGTTGAAACAAGAAAATAGATAAACGCGTTAGTTGACCTGTATACAAGAAGATTCCCGTTAAAATCATAATACTCCCGCCTGCTTTCATAATCTTTTGACTATAGCGTACAAGCCATTTTGCGGAACCTAGGAAAAAGGATAGTACAATAAATGGGATTGCAAAACCAACTACGTACATAATCGTATAAAAAATTCCTTGTGTTGAATTACTTCCTGCTATCACCAAGATAGAAGCAAAAATCGGTCCTATACAGGGGGTCCAACCAGCTGCAAAACCCATTCCAACAATAAAAGTGCCTACATAGCCCGCTCGTTTTTTACCAAAATTAAACCGTCTTTCTTTCATAAACCAAGTCAAAGGTAGCCATCCAGCTACAAACAACCCCATAACAATAATAAAAATCCCTGCAATTCTTTGAAAAAAAATTCCTAAAGCACCTGATAACAATCCTTGAACCCATTGCCCTAGCAATGTAGCACCAAATCCTAAACTAAGAAAAATCATAGAAACGCCCAGCAAGAAAAAAATAGAATGGAGCAGTAATTTACGACGAACTTTTATATCCCGTTGATATTGAATTTCTTTTAAACTCATACCAGTTATATACGAAAGATAAGCTGGAAATATCGGTAATGTACAAGGGGAAAGAAAAGTTAAAGAGCCAGCAAATAAAGCAATCCATAGCGTAATATCTGAGGCATTCATTATTTCACCCCTCTTCCATTTCAAAGTAATACCACTTCTTTTACCAATTACATATATGTATATTCATAACTAACAACTATACCTGTGCGATAGCCTTCGACTAAAAATGGAATGCATTAATTGACATACTTAAAATAAGGACACTGGTTTTCTACCTAAACTTAGAAGGGACATTAAAATATTCAGAAGTAAAACTTAATCGTGGTCATTTTAATGTTAAAGAGTGGTTGTTTTGAAAAATTAACCCCCCATAGATATATGCCTATACCAAGTGACTTCTTTTACATATATATAACCGTAACACCCACATCAAACTGCATTGTTTTTAATAAAAAATAGAAAGCAAACACTGGATCTATGGCTTACCCTGCCATAAACTCATTTAAGCCTAAATTTAATTTCTTTAATCTCTTGAAAATACAATTCTATGTCCGGAAAAAATCACTCTTTTCTTAATAAAATAATCTAGTAATACTATACGGAGGATTGGATATGTCTAAAATATTTAAGACGTTAATATTCATTCTATTATTAGCTATGACTTCTTCTTGTCAAAATACCGACACAAGTACAAACTTTGGAGAACCCCCCCATCTTTCAGTAGACTTTGTAGTTCCTGACTCGGCCAATACTGGGGACACTATAGAATTAATTGCTACCGTTACCTATAATGGGAAAATTGTAAATGATGCCGATAAAATCACTTTTGAAATGTGGCAAGAGGGAAGAAAAGAAGATAGTACTATGATTGAATCAGTTAATAATGGAGATGGGTCGTATACAGCAGAAATGACATTCCAACAGGATGGAATTTATAATATATATGCCCATGTTACCGCAAAAGATTTGCATAGCATGCCACAGAAATCCATCACGGTTGGTAAAAGTGTGAATGATGAATCGGAAAATGAAGAAGTTTCAAAGGATCATAATCACGAAGCTAGTAATGAGAAGTTTTCTATGCATTTCACGAATCCTGGTGAAGTTAATTTAACAGAAATGACGAAAATCATGGTTCACTTACAAATGAATGAGAAACCTTTGGAAAAAGCAATGGTTCGTTATGAAATTTGGAATTACGCTATTTCAGATACACATTACTGGATAGATGCTGAGGAATTAATACCCGGTGAATATACAATCAATTACGAATTTCCGAAGGCTGGCACTTATACTATACAAGTTCATGTAGAAAATAATCATGGGCTCCATGAACATGATACGTTCAAATTAAAAGTAAACTGATTCAATTAAATGAAAATACAATAGCCCCCATATAGCTATTTTGACAACTTCAACCAAATCTAGTATTTTCTCTGGGCATTTACAAAAAACAACCCATCAAGTAACAATTAATTAATACATTATAGCAGGCATAAACAGCCTGCTTTAATAATTTTGGGGTTTCGAAAGTCATTTAAGATATGAAGCAGGTCTCTTGAAAAACCTGTTGGTCAAAATCATGTCTAAATTCTCTCGCCTGGTCTACTAATTTACGTTCAAAAGGATCTAATAGATGCCCGATAACTTAGAATGATCAGGCATAATCTTAAGAAAGATGATAAACTGCCGCGCTTCATCAATTAACTGTTGCTGTTCATAAGTGAAGCCTAAGCTCAAAAACAAGGTATGTTCTTTCATAATTCTAGTCCAAAATTGAATTTCATTTAACGATTTGATAACAATTGGATGTGCCATCCAACAACTCACCCTTCTTTTAAATTGACAACCTCACAAAAGTATATCTGGTTGCTTGTTTTTATTCTTACTTATAAAGTTAGGCTGAAAGTCATCGATTTATTGCAGTGGGAAACTTTTTCTTCTGTTTTTATTTTCTAATATGAACCATCCAATTTCCCTTTGTAATTCATCACAAGTTAATCGAATATCTCATATTATTTGTATATAGTGATTAAAACAGATGAGGCGATTTAAATGGATAAAGAATATTATCATAAAATCATATCTCTATATGAACAAAATCAAAAAATTAAAGATTTATTAGATCAGGAGATTGAGCAAATTGAATCTTTATTAAGGCTAGAAAAGCTTGATGACCAGTCAAGAGAAAACTTCATTGTTCTTCAAAAATCAATGGAGAAGCTAAAAGAAAATAAAAGCGATCTGGATGGCTTATACAACAGTTTGAATCAAAAGTCTAGAGTTAATTTTGGGATTCTATATCCTTCCAAAGATGAAAATCTATATGTTTACCTGCTTCAAAAATTTAAAGAATTATCCAAGTTTTATGATGAGGAAATTATCTTATTCACCATGGAAGATCTTGACCTTAAAAAAATGACTGTAAAAGGTACCGTTATTTCTGGTTCAAAACTAAAACAGCGCTTAGTTGCAATTCCCCCATTTATTTATAATATAACTTTCCATTCCAAGAGATTAAGTATAAATAGAATGAAGCAGCTTCGTAAACTAGGGATATGCAAAACAATCAATCCAATAAACACGTTTAACCAAACAATGATTCTTGACATTCTATCCTCTTTACCTGAAATAGGACCTTTCATTCGATCTTATAGCCTTTTCTCACCGTCATCATTAGAAAGATATTTTGAAGAAAATGATTTCATTTTAATAATTCCGGAGAATGAAATAAGTCGCAGTTCTATTATCCATGTTTCCAAATCCGGAAATGAAGATGAACCAATATTTCATATTGTCCATAATGGAATAAGGATTGAATGTTCCTGCGAAAGTATATTTAAAGAATTAAAGAAAAGGATGAAGGGACAGAATTATCTAATCATGAAAGGAATACCTACACTGTTATGGATGAACACCCCTTTAGAGATACGTGTATATTTACAAAAAACGATACATGGTAAATGGGAAATAACAGATATGATTGGAAAAAGTGAATTCCTTTCTACAGAAACATACAAAAAAAACATCTGTGAACAACTGCCTTGGATATTAAAAAAAGTAATTCCAGAGAAATCCCCTGATATTTTAAATAATTTAACGTATGTAAGTATAAAAGCAGGAAGCTATCTAGATTATTTCATTCCGAATTTAGGTAGTTTGGCGATTGATTTTTTACTTGATCATAAAGGAAACCCTAACTTATTCTATATAAAAGGATGGGAAAATAAGAACTTTTTAAGAGAAGCAAATAAAGACAGCTGGGACACATTTATTCAAAATAGCTTTCATTATTTATTTTTTTTGTATCAAAATAGTCGAATGGATACAGATGCAAATGACATGGATTAACATTCAGCAGGCCGAAAACAATTCTGAAAAGAATATAATATTTATGCCTTCTTTTCTTTCTGACGGGTTATCTTCTAACGTACAACTTTCTTTTGGACAGAGAAGAATAAAAGCAATTGTGAAGACTACAACGTCACAATCCATCGAAGTAAATGATTACTCAAATCCTATGCAAATCTATTTGTCAGCAAATTTATTGAATGAATTACTCGTGCAAACTGAAATAACATATCAACTAAAGATTCATGATAATGAATGTACCATCGGTCCTATTATCGGACTGCATCTTGGTGAACAGCAATACTATTATCATAATAGACATATGAAACAATATATAGATTCCATGCATGACTATCAAAGTATAGGCGGTTTAATAATTGCATTTAAAGATGGTTCCATTGATGAGACTGAAAATTGCGTTTATGGTCTTTACTATCATGATAGGAAGAAGCAATGGCGATATGGTAAATTTCCTTTACCATCAGTCATATTTAGACGCGCATATAAAACAACACAAGATTTAGCGGATAGATTATACAAAAAAACGAATGGAAATTTATTTAATTCAATTAGTCTTACAAAATGGGATGTTTACTTAAAAATAAGGGAATATCAAACCTTTAAGGAATTTTTACCAGAAACAGCAAAAGTAATTAATGGTCAAGATGTAAAGAAGTTTTTAAGAAAACATTCGGAAATAATATTAAAACCAGCAGATTTATCCAGAGCGCGAGGAATTTGTATTATTAAAACTGTTTCGACCGAGACATTTCTATTATTCGATTACAGTAATGGTGTTTTATTAAAAACGATTGTAGACAATATTAAACTACAAGAATTTCTAAGATCAGGTAATTTTTTAAATGGTAATTACATTGCTCAGCCTTATATTAATTTGGCAAAAATAAATAATTCCCCTTGGGATATACGAGTCGTTATGCAAAAGAATAGGAAGAAACAATGGCAATGTAATGGTATTGAGTGCCGTCTAGCTGGAAAAGAACATCTAATCACAAATATCTCCCGTGGTGGCAGTGCATTATCAATCAGAGAGGCTACATCATTAAGCTTTGGAGAACAATTTACCACTGTAATCAAAGCGAAAGTAAAAGATGCAGCATTTGAATTCTGCAGGATTATGGAACAGACGAATGAACACTTTGCAGAATTTGGACTCGATCTCGCTTTCGATACGAATCAAAAATTATGGTTTATTGAAGCAAATACAAGGCCTTCATTTAAAGGATTTAAGACAATGGATCTGAATAACTACTATCATATCTCCACTGCACCAATTCATTATGCAGCTTCACTGGCGGGCTTTTAATAGATAAGTAAGTACTGACTACAAAGTTACCATACTCTGTAGTTAGTACTTACTAGTTTACCGTGCGCAGAGAACAATCAAAAACAGACTTTATCCAAAGCCTGTATTTTAAGTGCATTTTTTATACTATCATATGGCTAAAATACTTACAGAGAAGGGAATTTTTCAATACTTTTTGTGCTTCTACAAGTTCTATTAACACATTACATACACAAGATTCTGGCCTATTCTCTTGTTCCGTTGCAATAGTTACTCTCGTTGCCCTCCTCTCTAGAATGTATATACTATTTTGCTTACCTACTGTTATATCCCAATCACATATTTTTATAGAAAACTTGGTTGTTACCAAGCCTTTAGGTGACAGCCTTAGTTGCGCTTATGCAGCATAAGAAAGTTCTATCCTTTCTTATCTGGCATTGGAAATCCACAAAGTGCCTTTGCATATTCAAATGGCGTTTGTCTAACACGCTGATTAGCCTCTTTACTTTCTACTTCTAAATGTTTTCGATACCCATAAAAATGATTATTTACCTCTAATATCCATATGTTTCTATCTTGATCAATAATCATATCGATTGCTACATCCCCATAATGACCAAGTTCTTGATCGATTACCTTACAGGTCGCGATTGCAGCTTGGATCATTTCCACTTCTAATTTCATTGCTTCTTTCTCTGAAATAGCAAGTAATTCTTTCAATGCCTCTCGTCCCTGCATTAAAAAATCGAGAAATTTGGAATTAGTAATAATGCTCTTCTTCTTCCCAAAACGACCAACAAAACCTTGACAGTTCCATTCTTTTTTACTGTTTTTTTGTAAAAATAAACGGAAATCTACATGCTGATCTTCTTTATATGTTGCTTCTATCCCTTGCTGAATAAGATAACGTTTACTAGGGATGTATCGTTTCAAAATGGCTTCCGTACTTTCTATACTGTCATATACAATTTTCTCTTGAGATCTCGTTGTGAAAATAATTTTTTGACCCTGCTTTTGGACCGTATAGATCCCCTTGCCCTTAAAAGAACCGCGTGGCTTTAAATAAACTACAGGAAAACTTTCAAGCATTTCATTTAGCACATTACTACTCGTCAGTCTTTTCGTTTGTGGAAAATACTTGATAACTTCATATTTTAAGGCACTTTTATACAGCTGCCATTTGTTAAAAGCATGGGAATTAAAGACCTTTCTGCCTATCTTCTCCTCAAGTCCTTTCAGCACTTCTCGGGGAATGGATCTCCTTTTGAAGATTGCTCCTGGTAAAGGAAAGACACCATATTTCCATCGTTCATTTTTATTGCTTGCGTATGGATTATAAGCATAGCCTTCAACTGTTTGATTTACAAGGTTGATCCCATCTCCTGCACAAACATAAATGAGCCCATTAATATTATCATAGCCTTTAAATCGGTTCTTACATTTTTCAAGTACCGCTAATGTTAAGCTACTCTTCCAACGTCTAAAGATAAAAGCTATAACAGGACCGATTAAAATGGTATCCTTTTTCACAACCATTTCATATGGAAGTTCTGTCGGGATGTTGTACCCATTAAACCAATATTTCGGCATTGCAATTGTGTTTTCAGGCAATTGATCATCCACTTCAATAAAAGCCTGATGCTTCCAATGTCCAAATTGTATCGTTACTTCATTATTCGTTTGCAAAAATTGTTTTTCAATGCTTTTAGAAATATATAATTTATTGTTGTTTGTTTTAATAAAAGATATCAGAACCATGCAATTGCACCTCTTTTATAAGTTCATTTCTATTTAAGATATGTATTTTTATCAATGTTGTGTAAATAGTAAGGCATTAATAAATAAGGGGAGAATTGTACACTGCTTCTCACGTTGTTGGACTATAGAATCCTTTTGAAAACTAAGGTTTAACCAAGATTTTAGGTGACAGCCCTTGTTCAATGAAAAAACAAAAAAACAGGGGTGAATCACCCCCTGATGAAAGTCTCTATTTCTCAGATTGTCTGTATATAGCATTTATCTTTGTTTGTCCGTCAGTAAAACGGTATATAATTCCAATCCCTTTGCAGCGACGATTGCAACACGACTTGAACCGGATTTGTTCCAATAAAAATAATTGTGTCCATAAACTTCACCCATGTCTGTTTTTTATGATTGAATCATTACTATAAGATATAAAATCCAGAACATTTTGTGACGATCATTTTTCTTATACTTGACGGAAAAGAGTTTATTGCAGGTTAACTAACAGTAAAAGCTCGATTCGTTCACGGGCCTTTAGGTCATACCCTTGCGGTGCTAACACTCAGTGGCGGTAGGGAACCCCCCACTGAATGAAGTTTCACTATATATTTGAAACCTAAGATACCAATACATACTGGATCTCAAGGTGCAGCATATCCTATTATGACTCTATGAAAGTGAGGTGAATCAAATGGCTAAAAAGAGAAAAAAGAAAATGGAAGTAGAGAAAATAATTTTTGTAGAAAAAGACAATGATTTTTGTCATTGCCGTCATCGATGCCATTCATTCTGTTCCAGCTTCCGTTGCCGCCCAATTTGCGGATTACGCAATAACCGTTGTTTCCACAATGACTTCCATCATGGCTGCCGTCACTTTTGCTAATTTATTACTTTAGCGAACAGGATTCCTTCTTGTTCGCTTCTTATAAGGCTGATATACCTTTCAAAAATATCTAATAAACATACACTAATATTGTGTAGTAGATAGGAGGGGAGATATGACACATCAACATTTCGGTCACGTTAATCCACATGTTCAAAGACGTGAATGCAATTGTAGTGATTGCAGACAAGAACGTCACCACGGATTTAATCACAATGATGACTTTTGCTCATGCAAACACGATGATTCTTTTTCAACTAGGAGACGCCAAATGAATCATCACTGTGGTTGTAGTAGCGGCAACCCTAAAAGACATGACCATTCCTTTCACAAAATACCTTCACTTCGTAAACAAAGATTGGAGCCTAAACATGCTGACAGACACACCAAATTGTCTTACATTGAGGACAAACAAGCTATGACTCGAGATTTTCAAGAAGGCAGATTGAAAGTGAATCATGAAGATGGCAAAAAGAACATTATTATTATTATGTGATCTATTTACAACTATTTTAAGCTAAAGGAGAATGATAAAAATGAGTCATACAGGTTGTACAAAATGCGGCAAACAGTTTAGACATGATCATTTTGATGATCATGGACATCATGATTTCCACCATCATAACCATCGTGATCATCATGATTTCCGCCATCATAACCATCGTGATCATCATGATTTTCGCCATCATAACCATTGTAATCATCATGATTCCCACCATCATGAACGCGACTTTATTTGTGATAGATTTATATGTGATAGTGATTTCAGATTACGTCTTGGCGGATTACAAGGTGGCTTGAACTTCCGCCTTCGTCAGCTTATCGGCTGCGTTGTGAAACTGGAGCTGGAAGAAAACAAGGAAATTGTAGGTAACATTTGCTTTGTTGGTTCAGATTTTGTCGAAGTTGATGTATTAAAGGAGAAAAAAGAAGTAGTTGCCGAAGAAAAGATTGACTTAAAAGAAAAAGCCGGGAAAAAAAGGAAAAAACGTAAAAAATTAGCCCATGGAAATACGCTCATTTTTCCATTTAAAGCCATTAAATTTGTGGAATTAAAAGATGATTGTGACTGTAAAGATTGAATCTAACTGGTCACTATATTCAAGTATTTAAAGACCCCATCACAAATGGAGCACATAAACCCTAATGAATCTCCGTTCTCCGTATGACTGGGCACTTAAACAAGGCTGTTGTTACAAATGTAACAACAGCCTTGTATATAATTAATTTTGATATTCATTTTATTATTTATTTGCTTTTGGGTTTATTCTCTCTTTCTTGCTTTTCTTGCTTTTCTTGATTTATATGCTTTTTTTGGTTTTTCTACCTCAGCTTCCTTTTTTGGTTTTTCTGATCTTTCTTCTTTTTTTGGTCTTTCTAATCTTTCTTCTTTCTTTGGTTTTTCTAATCTTTCTTCTTTCTTTGGTTTTTCTAATCTTTCTTCCTGTTTTGGTTCTTCTAATCTTTCTTCCTCTTTTGGTTTATCTGCTCTTTCTTCCTCTTTTGGTTTTTCTTCCTTTTTTACTTTTTTTGCTTCTTGTCTCTCTTCTTTTCTTGCCTTTCTCTCTTCATCTCTCTTTTCTTTTTTCTCTTGTCTTTTCTTATTTCGTTCTTCGTGATTGCCTCGTTCTTCCTTCTCTTTTCCCATTCCCTTCACCTCTTTCATAAGTTACTAAGTTAATAAATTCTAAATAAAGGAAATTCCATGTTGAAATTTCAAAGCTTGACTCAGCTTAGAAATCTAATTTTTTTATATTTTATTTAATGCGTAACTCTATTTTAGCTGGTCCTTTGCTGTTTTTACTCGAGCCCATTGAAGCACCTGAGCCACTCGTCTCCTGAATGATTTGAAAGACAACTTTATTTTCCACACCTGATACGTCTATTCTATAGTCTCTCTCTGCACCAGGCCCAAGAATATCTATATGTGAAAGTTTGTCGCCTACATAAACAGGTAATAATTCTTTTGTTGGTGAATCTTGATCGTATACATTAATTTTAAATTGACGACTATTTTGTTCGTTTTTGTTTTTAATTTTCACAAACAGGTTAGCTTCACTTTTATTGGTCGGAATTTTACAGCTAGAGACAGATCGGTTTGTTTTTGACATACAATCTCCTCCAAATTATTTTACATTTATTTCTTTTGGGAATTTAGTGCATCAAGGATAGCTTTACGATTATCGCTTTCACCTTGTAATAATACGTTGAGAGTGTTAGTTAGGTTTGAGATAAGAGCTTCTGTATTATTTGAATTCTGCTCTCCTCTTAAAGCTTCTAAAATAGTAAGTGTAGACAGAAGTGTTACGATTAATGCACTAGTATTATCATTCATACTGATGATTGTATTATTCCCGTTTGTGAAGGTATTTCCACCGGCGTCAGCAGTTGTTCTATTATCAGATGAAACTGTTCCAGTCGTTGTAGCAGTCGCATCGGAATCCGAATCAGCATTTGCATCAGAATCGGAGTCCGAATCAGCATTTGCATCAGAATCGGAATCGGAGTCAGCAGTTGCATCAGAATCGGAATCCGAATCAGCATTTGCATCAGAATCGGAATCGGAGTCAGCAGTTGCATCAGAATCGGAATCCGAGTCAGCAGTTGCATCAGAATCGGAATCGGAGTCAGCACTTGCATCAGAATCGGAATCGGAGTCAGCAGTTGCATCAGAATCGGAATCCGAATCAGCACTTGCATCAGAATCGGAATCAGCATTTGCATTGGAATCGGCGTCCACATCCGCATCTACATCGGCATTTACATCCGCATCTACATCGGCGTCTACATTGGCATCTACATCCGCGTCCACATCGGCGTCTACATCGGCATCTACATCCGCATTTACATCCGCATCTACATCAGCGTCTACATCGGCGTCTACATCCGCGTCTACATCGGCATCTACATCCGCATTTACATCCGCATCTACATCGGCGTCTAC of Oceanobacillus zhaokaii contains these proteins:
- a CDS encoding DNA topoisomerase III yields the protein MSKTLVLAEKPSVGRDIARVLGCSKKGNGYLEGSKYIVTWALGHLVTLADPETYDDKYKTWRMEDLPMLPSNLKLVVMKKTGKQFSAVKTQISRKDVTDIVIATDAGREGELVARWILEKVHVNKPIKRLWISSVTDKAIRDGFRQLKPGKNYENLYASAVARSEADWYVGLNATRALTTKFNAQLSAGRVQTPTLAMVAAREEEIKQFKPRKFYGIEAKTDKGFILRWQDEKNNSRMFSKEKADALLKKIQNKPATVTNVEKAFKKKFAPQLYDLTELQRDANRIFNFSGKQTLSIMQKLYEQHKVLTYPRTDSRVITTDIVPTLKDRVKTCGVDQYAKAASKVLRKDFKLGKSVVDNSKVSDHHAIIPTEQHVVLSDLTDQERRIYDLVVKRFLAVLSDPHEYEQTTIHAQIENVHFQARGKVIKKQGWKEIYDNRFDDENHDDQRLPAVEKGDTFSSLKVTQTSGETKPPERFTEGALLQAMENPVRYMSTDEKHLANTINQTGGLGTVATRADIIEKLFNSMSMELKGKHIFITSKGRQLLDLVPEGLRSPALTAEWEQKLSRIADGKLNKAKFITEIKEYTKEVVSEIKGSDEKFKHDNITGTKCPNCGKLMLEVKNRNGRMLVCQDRACGHKKNIAKVTNARCPNCHKRLELRGEGDGQMFTCSCGHREKLSTFNERKQREKKHKVSKSDVNKYLKKQDDGFTNNALADALAKWKK
- a CDS encoding redoxin domain-containing protein is translated as MKRAIIIIVLVGMFGWAIYDLVSQSKSNDISNLSGDERIENNVGLSIGNFAPNFRLQTLKGESVQLSDYHGSRVILNFWNTWCEPCRTEMPDLEKFYQDKDVVVLAVNLVNTEPSKQKIRDFVKDLDLQFPVLLDEGNDVGLIYEIHQIPTSFMIDSNGIIQYKALGVLNYELIDQEFEKMD
- a CDS encoding cytochrome c biogenesis CcdA family protein encodes the protein MNASDITLWIALFAGSLTFLSPCTLPIFPAYLSYITGMSLKEIQYQRDIKVRRKLLLHSIFFLLGVSMIFLSLGFGATLLGQWVQGLLSGALGIFFQRIAGIFIIVMGLFVAGWLPLTWFMKERRFNFGKKRAGYVGTFIVGMGFAAGWTPCIGPIFASILVIAGSNSTQGIFYTIMYVVGFAIPFIVLSFFLGSAKWLVRYSQKIMKAGGSIMILTGIFLYTGQLTRLSIFLFQLIQDSWLSNIG
- a CDS encoding FixH family protein, whose product is MSKIFKTLIFILLLAMTSSCQNTDTSTNFGEPPHLSVDFVVPDSANTGDTIELIATVTYNGKIVNDADKITFEMWQEGRKEDSTMIESVNNGDGSYTAEMTFQQDGIYNIYAHVTAKDLHSMPQKSITVGKSVNDESENEEVSKDHNHEASNEKFSMHFTNPGEVNLTEMTKIMVHLQMNEKPLEKAMVRYEIWNYAISDTHYWIDAEELIPGEYTINYEFPKAGTYTIQVHVENNHGLHEHDTFKLKVN
- a CDS encoding YheC/YheD family protein, with product MDKEYYHKIISLYEQNQKIKDLLDQEIEQIESLLRLEKLDDQSRENFIVLQKSMEKLKENKSDLDGLYNSLNQKSRVNFGILYPSKDENLYVYLLQKFKELSKFYDEEIILFTMEDLDLKKMTVKGTVISGSKLKQRLVAIPPFIYNITFHSKRLSINRMKQLRKLGICKTINPINTFNQTMILDILSSLPEIGPFIRSYSLFSPSSLERYFEENDFILIIPENEISRSSIIHVSKSGNEDEPIFHIVHNGIRIECSCESIFKELKKRMKGQNYLIMKGIPTLLWMNTPLEIRVYLQKTIHGKWEITDMIGKSEFLSTETYKKNICEQLPWILKKVIPEKSPDILNNLTYVSIKAGSYLDYFIPNLGSLAIDFLLDHKGNPNLFYIKGWENKNFLREANKDSWDTFIQNSFHYLFFLYQNSRMDTDANDMD
- a CDS encoding YheC/YheD family protein, whose amino-acid sequence is MTWINIQQAENNSEKNIIFMPSFLSDGLSSNVQLSFGQRRIKAIVKTTTSQSIEVNDYSNPMQIYLSANLLNELLVQTEITYQLKIHDNECTIGPIIGLHLGEQQYYYHNRHMKQYIDSMHDYQSIGGLIIAFKDGSIDETENCVYGLYYHDRKKQWRYGKFPLPSVIFRRAYKTTQDLADRLYKKTNGNLFNSISLTKWDVYLKIREYQTFKEFLPETAKVINGQDVKKFLRKHSEIILKPADLSRARGICIIKTVSTETFLLFDYSNGVLLKTIVDNIKLQEFLRSGNFLNGNYIAQPYINLAKINNSPWDIRVVMQKNRKKQWQCNGIECRLAGKEHLITNISRGGSALSIREATSLSFGEQFTTVIKAKVKDAAFEFCRIMEQTNEHFAEFGLDLAFDTNQKLWFIEANTRPSFKGFKTMDLNNYYHISTAPIHYAASLAGF